A genomic region of Gemmata massiliana contains the following coding sequences:
- a CDS encoding ABC transporter permease: protein MFRHLSSLWTARHFLLALVKLDLRLRYRRSVLGIGWSLLNPIAMTIVFTVVFSQLFGNGNPVEYAAFALAGLAVWSFLRDAATMGSKALLMNESYIRQSPMPYTIYTLRTVLGQAIHSCMALSVVVALVVIWRGNASAFTGLAVAIPGLLLALVAAWAVATIGAFITAFFHDTAHLLEVGAQIGFFLTPIMYRRDILDDRGMSWLADINPVNLYLTLIREPLLAPDPVALVSHFGPQYLSAIALTVGLGALAIGVVSWLHKKVIFHL from the coding sequence ATGTTCCGCCACTTGTCCTCGCTCTGGACCGCTCGCCACTTCCTGCTCGCGCTGGTCAAACTGGACCTGCGCTTGCGCTACCGGCGCTCGGTTCTTGGGATCGGGTGGTCGCTGCTGAACCCGATCGCCATGACCATCGTGTTCACGGTGGTCTTCAGCCAGTTGTTCGGGAACGGGAACCCGGTCGAGTACGCGGCGTTCGCGCTCGCGGGGCTGGCCGTTTGGAGCTTCCTGCGCGACGCGGCCACGATGGGCAGCAAGGCCCTGCTGATGAACGAGTCTTACATCCGGCAAAGCCCAATGCCGTACACGATTTACACGCTGCGCACGGTTCTGGGGCAGGCAATCCACTCGTGCATGGCACTCTCCGTGGTGGTCGCGCTTGTTGTGATCTGGCGGGGGAACGCAAGCGCATTCACGGGGCTCGCGGTCGCGATCCCGGGATTACTACTCGCACTCGTCGCGGCGTGGGCGGTGGCGACCATCGGCGCGTTCATCACCGCGTTCTTCCACGACACCGCGCACCTGCTTGAAGTGGGCGCGCAGATCGGGTTCTTCCTCACGCCGATCATGTACCGCCGGGACATTCTGGACGACCGCGGGATGAGCTGGCTCGCCGACATCAACCCAGTGAACCTGTACCTCACACTGATCCGCGAACCGCTGCTCGCACCGGACCCGGTCGCGCTGGTCTCGCACTTCGGCCCCCAGTACCTCTCGGCCATTGCACTTACCGTTGGGCTCGGCGCGCTGGCCATCGGCGTCGTGAGCTGGCTGCACAAGAAAGTGATCTTCCACCTATAA